In a genomic window of Halorussus salinus:
- a CDS encoding ABC transporter substrate-binding protein, with product MAGDDEKREAPTRRDYVKYGGAVIGGSLLAGCSAGGDSESATTTAETSAETTTETEERAETETETTTEESTDTATMEPVGRVELESVPESFVGGWGFEADVMTALGQSDKIVAAEGPQFWFTGFYDKLPGVSAPDPDSLDRVLTEDWAVKKEFLYELDPDLLATDPNRFISYYGSDETEIEELHDNIAPFFGNVSRRKRGGEWPNWPDGQSYPYYSIPEFVSRYGDLFQVSERAAALNEFYRTAMEEMRSRVPSKSEQPTVDVLNARNNPETDGGFTVYDPDTGLENTYGKKHYRDMEILDAFDGEYGGQTSIQVDYEALLEADPEILIFHFGVNYRDWNGKDATQATVEGLRDSPLGQELTAVQEDNLYIGGTPYQGPIINLFQTEMLGKQLYPDQFGEWPGDVTDDRLPDVPEEEQLFDRDELADIITGSN from the coding sequence ATGGCAGGCGACGACGAGAAACGTGAGGCACCGACGCGGCGGGACTACGTGAAGTACGGCGGGGCAGTTATCGGTGGGAGTTTGCTGGCCGGTTGTTCGGCGGGCGGCGACTCCGAGTCGGCGACGACTACGGCGGAGACGAGCGCCGAAACGACGACCGAGACCGAGGAGAGAGCCGAGACTGAGACCGAGACCACGACCGAGGAGTCGACCGACACGGCGACGATGGAACCGGTCGGACGGGTCGAACTCGAATCCGTCCCGGAGAGCTTCGTCGGCGGCTGGGGCTTCGAGGCCGACGTTATGACCGCGCTCGGCCAGAGCGACAAAATCGTCGCGGCCGAGGGTCCCCAGTTTTGGTTCACCGGGTTCTACGACAAGCTTCCCGGCGTTTCCGCGCCCGACCCGGACTCGCTCGACCGCGTGCTGACCGAGGACTGGGCGGTGAAAAAGGAGTTCCTGTACGAACTCGACCCCGACCTGCTCGCCACCGACCCGAACCGGTTCATCTCGTACTACGGGAGCGACGAGACCGAAATCGAGGAGCTTCACGACAACATCGCTCCGTTCTTCGGAAACGTGAGTCGCCGGAAGCGCGGCGGCGAGTGGCCCAACTGGCCCGACGGGCAGTCGTACCCGTACTACTCCATCCCGGAGTTCGTCAGCCGCTACGGCGACCTGTTTCAGGTGTCCGAGCGGGCCGCGGCGCTCAACGAGTTCTATCGAACGGCCATGGAGGAGATGCGCTCGCGGGTCCCGTCGAAGTCCGAGCAACCGACGGTCGACGTGCTGAACGCGAGAAACAACCCCGAGACCGACGGTGGCTTCACCGTCTACGACCCCGACACGGGTCTGGAGAACACGTACGGCAAGAAACACTACCGCGACATGGAAATCCTCGACGCGTTCGACGGGGAGTACGGCGGTCAGACGAGCATACAAGTCGATTACGAGGCTCTCTTGGAGGCGGACCCGGAGATACTCATCTTCCACTTCGGCGTCAACTACCGCGACTGGAACGGGAAGGACGCCACCCAAGCGACCGTCGAGGGGTTGCGAGACAGCCCGCTGGGGCAGGAACTCACGGCCGTTCAGGAAGATAACCTCTACATCGGTGGCACGCCCTATCAGGGGCCGATCATCAACCTCTTCCAGACGGAGATGCTCGGCAAGCAACTCTACCCCGACCAGTTCGGCGAGTGGCCGGGCGACGTGACCGACGACCGACTCCCCGACGTTCCCGAAGAAGAGCAGTTGTTCGACCGCGACGAACTCGCCGACATCATCACCGGGTCGAACTGA
- a CDS encoding helix-turn-helix domain-containing protein: protein MSSDRDEGRFTERISLEDVLGVFDRVKGPVVTSSDVADRLDCSGETARRKLRELAETGRVESRKTAGRVVWWRTDAETATTEIDPDDSFWDADPVSGDDVVEESDVDDLLYGEVDS, encoded by the coding sequence ATGTCGAGTGACCGCGACGAAGGACGATTCACCGAGCGAATCTCGCTAGAAGACGTACTCGGCGTGTTCGACCGCGTGAAGGGCCCCGTCGTCACTTCCAGCGACGTGGCCGACCGACTCGACTGCTCCGGCGAGACCGCGCGCCGGAAACTCCGGGAGTTGGCGGAGACGGGTCGCGTCGAGAGTCGCAAGACCGCGGGGCGCGTCGTCTGGTGGCGCACCGACGCCGAGACGGCCACGACCGAAATCGACCCGGACGACTCGTTCTGGGACGCGGACCCGGTCTCTGGTGACGACGTAGTCGAGGAGTCCGACGTGGACGACCTCCTCTACGGCGAGGTCGATTCCTGA
- a CDS encoding type II toxin-antitoxin system VapC family toxin: MVQGPTPLFVDTGAFFAWRYDRATRHERAREVFDAIRTGDLLYRPLYTSRSVLSELTTLLLRKAGHAAALDTLTTIRESESFIVLPVDEPAFAAACDEFARYDDQQISFVDHTSSVLADGRDVEHVFAFDDDFRTLGFTLVPQDVDGP, from the coding sequence ATGGTGCAGGGGCCGACGCCGCTGTTCGTGGACACGGGAGCGTTCTTCGCGTGGCGGTACGACCGCGCGACCCGCCACGAGCGCGCCCGCGAGGTGTTCGACGCGATTCGGACCGGCGACCTTCTCTACCGACCGCTGTACACGAGTCGGTCGGTCCTCTCGGAACTGACGACGCTCCTGCTCCGGAAAGCGGGTCACGCCGCGGCACTCGACACGCTGACCACGATTCGAGAGTCGGAGAGTTTCATCGTGCTTCCGGTAGACGAACCCGCGTTCGCCGCCGCGTGCGACGAGTTCGCGCGGTACGACGACCAGCAGATATCGTTCGTGGACCACACGAGTAGCGTCCTCGCCGACGGCCGAGATGTCGAACACGTCTTCGCGTTCGACGACGACTTCCGGACGCTCGGATTCACGCTCGTCCCCCAAGACGTGGACGGACCGTGA
- a CDS encoding tyrosine-type recombinase/integrase codes for MTTETPDTTDWQTDDDVSWTLLASDELADAYRAVVAPALRADGFDPETDKPSHQWLRENGFRSLVYALREHHDLTFGEFWRDEIAASDRDRDERDWATDDERTVEALNSFLESRTNRAGLADSSIRTLRYRLDRYLRAYRAANETDDLVTPVARDSDVPAREATDECWAAFDRLHARLDSPTTKRRVLLAVSNWYDHLVRRQWAAVNPADGLADEYRWRDDANDGDADETPCLDASHVRALFETAEEVRERLVVVALAGWGLRPNEVAALHRSQVEEGDVPYLSFAERKNGPGEVSVLYGREALADRIAQLRARESWSGYLFPSPHSSADHVTRGTVYNWFCDLADRAGLPDEIEGVSVSPKLCRRFWYDAYTSVLEAVMAGVEEIANEQGSSDPQVVMQNYLSDERSRTVRREFMRERLADAFGGG; via the coding sequence ATGACGACCGAAACCCCCGACACTACCGACTGGCAGACCGACGACGACGTGTCGTGGACGCTCCTCGCGTCCGACGAACTCGCCGACGCCTACCGCGCGGTCGTCGCACCGGCGCTTCGCGCGGACGGGTTCGACCCCGAAACCGACAAGCCGTCCCACCAGTGGCTCCGCGAGAACGGCTTTCGGTCGCTCGTCTACGCGCTTCGGGAACACCACGACCTGACGTTCGGCGAGTTCTGGCGCGACGAGATAGCCGCGTCCGACCGCGACCGCGACGAGCGCGACTGGGCTACCGACGACGAGCGGACCGTGGAGGCGCTGAACTCCTTCCTCGAATCCCGGACGAACCGCGCCGGACTCGCCGACTCGTCGATTCGGACGCTCCGGTACCGACTGGACCGCTACCTGCGGGCCTACCGCGCGGCAAACGAGACCGACGACCTCGTGACGCCGGTCGCCCGCGATAGCGACGTACCCGCCCGCGAAGCGACCGACGAGTGTTGGGCCGCCTTCGACCGACTCCACGCGCGACTCGACTCGCCGACGACGAAGCGTCGGGTCCTCCTCGCGGTGTCGAACTGGTACGACCACCTCGTCAGACGCCAGTGGGCCGCAGTCAACCCGGCCGACGGTCTCGCCGACGAGTACCGCTGGCGCGACGACGCGAACGACGGCGACGCCGACGAGACGCCCTGTCTCGACGCGAGCCACGTCCGCGCGCTCTTCGAGACCGCCGAGGAGGTTCGCGAGCGCCTCGTCGTGGTCGCGCTCGCCGGGTGGGGTCTCCGACCGAACGAGGTCGCCGCGCTCCACCGCTCGCAGGTCGAGGAGGGCGACGTTCCCTACCTCTCGTTCGCGGAGCGAAAGAACGGCCCCGGCGAGGTGTCGGTGCTGTACGGCAGGGAGGCGCTGGCCGACCGTATCGCCCAACTGCGCGCCCGCGAGTCGTGGTCGGGGTATCTCTTCCCGAGTCCGCACTCGTCGGCCGACCACGTCACGCGCGGGACGGTGTACAACTGGTTCTGCGACCTCGCGGACCGCGCCGGTCTCCCCGACGAGATCGAGGGCGTCTCCGTCTCGCCGAAGCTCTGTCGGCGGTTCTGGTACGACGCCTACACGTCTGTTCTGGAGGCGGTCATGGCTGGCGTCGAGGAGATCGCCAACGAACAGGGGAGTAGCGACCCGCAGGTCGTGATGCAGAACTACCTCTCCGACGAGCGTTCGCGTACCGTCCGCCGGGAGTTCATGCGCGAGCGACTGGCCGACGCGTTCGGTGGCGGATAG
- the rdfA gene encoding rod-determining factor RdfA yields the protein MTSEQVDCSCKVGRVAEEYGVTEITARLVDDWQAGTSVRELADELNESVVRSALTAANVGQVEWSRTPVYEALHTDELSDAQEVQIRRELDRAGVDVDELSSALVSHQTVYRHLKNCLDASKGDTRSPKERRKKAKDTVYALQRRTEVVTESTLETLDSADVTDLGDIDVLVDLRVVCNDCGRSMNFEDAMNEGCDCAVA from the coding sequence ATGACTAGCGAGCAAGTCGATTGTAGTTGTAAGGTCGGGCGGGTCGCCGAGGAGTACGGCGTGACCGAGATAACCGCCCGACTCGTAGACGACTGGCAGGCGGGAACGAGCGTCCGCGAACTGGCCGACGAGTTGAACGAGAGCGTCGTCCGGTCCGCGCTGACGGCGGCGAACGTCGGACAGGTCGAGTGGAGTCGCACGCCGGTCTACGAGGCGCTTCACACCGACGAACTCAGCGACGCCCAAGAAGTCCAGATTCGCCGCGAGTTGGACCGCGCGGGCGTGGACGTGGACGAGTTGTCGTCGGCGCTGGTGTCCCACCAGACCGTCTATCGCCACTTGAAGAACTGTCTCGACGCCTCGAAAGGCGATACTCGCTCGCCCAAAGAGCGACGAAAAAAGGCGAAAGACACCGTGTACGCACTCCAGCGACGGACCGAGGTCGTAACCGAATCGACCCTCGAAACGCTCGATTCCGCAGACGTGACTGACCTTGGAGATATCGACGTACTGGTGGACCTGCGGGTCGTCTGTAACGACTGCGGTCGCTCGATGAACTTCGAAGACGCGATGAACGAGGGATGTGACTGCGCTGTCGCCTGA
- a CDS encoding archaea-specific SMC-related protein, with protein sequence MDTTEALRDTLDIEVSNIGGIDRANVELSDGVTVLEGENATNRTSFLQATMAAMGSDQFHLKGDADHGHVKLSLGETVVEREFNRRNGIVESSGDGLLDDPELANLFAFLLEDNEARRAVANGDDLREIITRPIDTDQIEAEIERLQAEKREIDEQIERVESRERELVDLEQRTTRLETEIEEKRDRLGTLEAEIEAADADLEEERAEKQEVEERLDELKDRRSRLEDVRFEIETAEEAVESLRAERDAKRDEREGLAGDPGEDVDALRDRLGELRDRKRRVDAQVSEIQSIVQFNEDMLDGTDSEVADVLRDGDGHDDGALTDQLLDGEESVVCWTCGSGVSRDDVKDTLDRLRSFRKEKLSARQSIQDEIDETDERVSELERAERERERVNRRLAEIDDEIERKQSRIEDLEARRDEIHGEIEALEAEVEDEEASDYGELLDLHKRANAVELEIEQKEDELASVEDEVAEIESLLGERDEYEARRDEIADRLDELRNRIDSLERGAVEEFNAHVEEVLDVLEYENVARIWIERVERETRQGRRKVAENHFELHVVRESESGRTYEGTVDTLSESEREVVGLVFALAGYLVHDLHETVPVMLLDSLEAIDSARIARLVEYFAEYPAFLVVALLPADAEAIEVAHDTVTKI encoded by the coding sequence ATGGATACCACAGAGGCTCTTCGCGATACCCTCGATATCGAAGTGAGCAATATCGGCGGTATCGACCGAGCGAACGTCGAACTCTCGGACGGGGTCACTGTCCTCGAAGGCGAGAACGCCACGAACCGAACGTCGTTTCTACAGGCGACGATGGCCGCGATGGGGAGCGACCAGTTCCACCTCAAGGGCGACGCCGACCACGGTCACGTGAAACTCTCGCTCGGCGAGACCGTCGTCGAGCGGGAGTTCAATCGCCGTAACGGCATCGTGGAATCGAGCGGCGACGGACTCCTCGACGACCCGGAACTCGCGAACCTCTTCGCGTTCCTGCTGGAGGACAACGAGGCGCGACGCGCGGTCGCCAACGGCGACGACCTCCGCGAGATAATCACGCGGCCGATAGACACCGACCAAATCGAGGCCGAAATCGAGCGGTTGCAGGCCGAGAAACGCGAGATAGACGAGCAGATAGAGCGCGTCGAGAGCCGCGAACGCGAGTTGGTGGACCTCGAACAGCGAACGACCCGACTGGAGACCGAAATCGAGGAGAAGCGCGACCGACTCGGCACGCTCGAAGCCGAAATCGAGGCGGCCGACGCGGACCTCGAAGAGGAGCGCGCCGAGAAGCAGGAAGTCGAGGAGCGACTGGACGAGTTGAAAGACCGCCGGTCTCGACTCGAAGATGTGCGGTTCGAAATCGAGACCGCCGAGGAGGCCGTCGAATCGCTCCGCGCAGAGCGCGACGCGAAGCGGGACGAGCGCGAGGGCCTCGCGGGCGACCCCGGCGAAGACGTGGACGCGCTCCGTGACCGTCTCGGCGAACTGCGCGACCGGAAGCGACGGGTCGATGCGCAGGTGAGCGAAATCCAGAGCATCGTCCAGTTCAACGAGGACATGCTCGACGGGACCGACAGCGAAGTCGCCGACGTGCTTCGCGACGGCGACGGCCACGACGACGGGGCGCTCACCGACCAACTCCTCGACGGCGAGGAGTCGGTCGTCTGCTGGACCTGCGGGTCCGGCGTGTCGCGCGACGACGTGAAGGACACCCTCGACCGACTGCGGTCGTTTCGGAAGGAGAAACTGAGCGCGCGCCAGTCGATACAGGACGAGATAGACGAAACCGACGAGCGCGTCTCGGAACTCGAACGCGCCGAGCGCGAGCGCGAGCGAGTGAATCGCCGCCTCGCGGAGATAGACGACGAGATAGAGCGCAAGCAAAGCCGAATCGAGGACCTCGAAGCGCGCCGCGACGAGATTCACGGCGAAATCGAGGCGTTGGAGGCGGAAGTCGAAGACGAGGAGGCCTCCGACTACGGCGAGTTGCTCGACCTCCACAAACGGGCCAACGCGGTCGAACTCGAAATCGAGCAGAAAGAGGACGAACTGGCCTCCGTCGAAGACGAGGTCGCGGAGATAGAGTCGCTCCTCGGCGAGCGCGACGAGTACGAGGCCCGCCGCGACGAGATCGCCGACCGACTCGACGAGTTGCGCAACCGCATCGACTCGCTGGAGCGGGGCGCGGTCGAGGAGTTCAACGCCCACGTCGAGGAGGTCCTCGACGTACTCGAATACGAGAACGTCGCTCGCATCTGGATAGAGCGCGTCGAGCGCGAGACGCGACAGGGGCGGCGCAAAGTCGCGGAGAACCACTTCGAACTGCACGTCGTCCGCGAGTCCGAGTCGGGCCGAACCTACGAGGGGACGGTCGATACCTTGAGCGAGAGCGAGCGCGAGGTGGTGGGTCTCGTGTTCGCCCTCGCCGGGTATCTGGTCCACGACCTCCACGAGACGGTGCCGGTGATGCTGTTGGACTCGCTGGAGGCCATCGACTCGGCCCGAATCGCCCGACTGGTCGAGTACTTCGCGGAGTACCCGGCGTTCCTCGTCGTGGCGTTGCTCCCGGCGGACGCCGAAGCCATCGAAGTCGCCCACGACACGGTGACGAAAATCTGA
- a CDS encoding CaiB/BaiF CoA transferase family protein has product MTQSTDDAGGDGGLLDGIRVLDLSTFVTGGFCSLMLANQGAEVIKVERPEVGDDNRHSGPPFVASEEYDGPGRTAADRGESPYFWTVNYDKKSVELNLKSDEGLAVLYELAEEADVFVENYRPGTADRLGVGYDDLREENDQLVYCSISAFGDSGPWRDRPGYDLLVQGMSGMMSVTGPEDGDPVKVGVPQTDLVTGMWAAFGILGALYRRERTGEGERVELGMLDAVLPWLTKHAGKAFVGEESTRMGTKDPVLAPYQTFETADGHINVACLNQKLWRQFCEAVDRPDLAADPRFETNADRVENMDELEAELSESISQRPTDEWIELLADDHGLPVGPVYNVDEALHNEQVEARNVVTSADHPAVGEIPVVEHPLNFDHAESGFDAAPPLLGEDTEPILRELGYDDARIESLRESGAIPDERRGRTPE; this is encoded by the coding sequence ATGACACAGTCAACCGATGACGCGGGCGGCGACGGCGGCCTCCTCGACGGGATTCGCGTCCTCGACCTCTCGACGTTCGTCACGGGCGGGTTCTGCTCGCTGATGCTCGCCAATCAGGGCGCGGAGGTCATCAAGGTCGAGCGCCCCGAGGTCGGCGACGACAACCGCCACTCGGGACCGCCGTTCGTCGCCAGCGAGGAGTACGACGGGCCGGGCAGGACCGCCGCCGACCGGGGGGAGTCGCCCTACTTCTGGACGGTCAACTACGACAAGAAGAGCGTCGAGTTGAACCTCAAGAGCGACGAGGGACTCGCGGTCCTCTACGAACTGGCCGAGGAGGCCGACGTGTTCGTGGAGAACTACCGGCCGGGGACCGCCGACCGACTCGGAGTGGGCTACGACGACCTGCGCGAGGAGAACGACCAACTGGTCTACTGCTCCATCTCGGCGTTCGGCGACTCGGGACCGTGGCGCGACCGGCCCGGCTACGACCTGCTGGTGCAGGGGATGTCGGGCATGATGAGCGTGACCGGGCCGGAGGACGGCGACCCGGTGAAAGTCGGGGTCCCGCAGACCGACCTCGTGACGGGGATGTGGGCGGCGTTCGGCATCTTGGGCGCGCTCTACCGGCGCGAGCGGACCGGCGAGGGCGAGCGCGTCGAACTCGGGATGCTCGACGCCGTGCTTCCGTGGTTGACCAAGCACGCCGGGAAGGCGTTCGTCGGCGAGGAGTCGACGCGCATGGGGACGAAAGACCCGGTCCTCGCGCCGTACCAGACCTTCGAGACCGCCGACGGTCACATCAACGTCGCGTGCCTCAACCAGAAGCTCTGGCGGCAGTTCTGCGAGGCCGTCGACCGCCCGGACCTCGCGGCCGACCCGCGGTTCGAGACCAACGCCGACCGCGTGGAGAACATGGACGAACTGGAGGCCGAACTCTCCGAGAGTATCAGCCAGCGCCCGACCGACGAGTGGATCGAACTCCTCGCGGACGACCACGGTCTCCCGGTCGGCCCGGTGTACAACGTGGACGAAGCACTCCACAACGAGCAGGTCGAGGCCCGGAACGTCGTGACGAGCGCGGACCACCCCGCCGTCGGCGAGATTCCGGTCGTGGAACACCCCCTGAACTTCGACCACGCCGAGTCGGGATTCGACGCGGCACCGCCCCTGCTGGGCGAGGACACCGAGCCGATTCTGCGCGAACTGGGCTACGACGATGCGCGTATCGAATCGCTCCGGGAGTCGGGCGCGATTCCCGACGAGCGACGCGGACGAACCCCCGAGTGA
- a CDS encoding IclR family transcriptional regulator, which translates to MGREAKNPVKTTQRSLDVIEALQETDGARLTELADRLDLPNSTVHNHLSTLMERDYVFKDGDIYRVSLRFLDLGEHARKRRKIYDLAKPEIRELADETGEVANLLVEENGWGVFLWSSEGENAVPLDIHPGKHVHLHATAVGKCILAHLSEKRVDEIVARRGLPAETDRTITDRGALADELETVRNRGYAIDDEERLPGMRCIGTTVKSESGNIIGAISVSGPTSAMGMDRLTDSLADQLRGAANVIELKVAYS; encoded by the coding sequence ATGGGACGCGAGGCCAAAAACCCCGTCAAAACGACCCAACGGTCCTTAGACGTTATCGAAGCCCTCCAAGAGACGGACGGGGCCAGACTCACCGAACTCGCGGACCGGCTCGACCTCCCCAACAGCACGGTCCACAACCACCTCAGCACGCTGATGGAGCGCGATTACGTCTTCAAGGACGGTGACATCTACCGGGTCAGCCTCCGGTTTCTGGACCTCGGGGAACACGCCCGCAAGCGCCGGAAGATATACGACCTCGCCAAGCCCGAGATTCGGGAACTGGCCGACGAGACCGGCGAAGTCGCCAACCTCCTCGTGGAGGAGAACGGCTGGGGCGTCTTCCTGTGGTCGTCGGAGGGGGAGAACGCCGTCCCGCTGGACATCCACCCCGGCAAGCACGTCCACCTCCACGCCACCGCGGTCGGCAAGTGCATCTTGGCCCACCTCTCGGAGAAGCGCGTGGACGAAATCGTCGCGCGGCGCGGCCTCCCGGCCGAGACCGACCGGACCATCACGGACCGCGGGGCGCTGGCCGACGAGTTGGAGACGGTCCGCAACCGGGGCTACGCCATCGACGACGAGGAGCGCCTGCCCGGCATGCGGTGCATCGGCACGACCGTCAAGAGCGAGTCGGGCAACATCATCGGGGCGATAAGCGTCTCCGGGCCGACGAGCGCGATGGGGATGGACCGACTCACCGACTCGCTGGCCGACCAGTTGCGCGGTGCCGCGAACGTCATCGAACTGAAAGTGGCCTACTCGTGA
- a CDS encoding creatininase family protein, whose translation MLRLDAGPASLATKTRTEIADVARQSGSVLVVPVGSIEQHGHHLPVATDTLLADAVAERGAERVADDQPTLVAPPVWTGYSPHHLSLGGTLTTDADRLVGLLEDVADSAAELGFDAVLLVNGHGGNGPVVDLAVSTIGEEHPDLEVTGVTYFELAAPFADEIRDSDTGGMAHGGEFETSLVLHLYPDLVREDETEGTYLDEPYDRGGKDLLEGGPVNSYTEFEEYSESGAIGDPDLASAEKGEELFDRLGDELADVLRTVHEQATE comes from the coding sequence ATGTTACGCCTCGACGCCGGACCGGCCAGTCTCGCCACGAAGACGCGGACCGAAATCGCCGACGTTGCGCGCCAGTCCGGGTCCGTACTGGTCGTTCCGGTCGGTAGCATCGAACAGCACGGCCACCACCTCCCGGTGGCGACCGACACCCTGCTGGCCGACGCCGTCGCCGAACGCGGCGCGGAGCGCGTTGCCGACGACCAACCGACGCTGGTCGCGCCGCCGGTCTGGACCGGCTACTCGCCCCACCACCTCTCGCTCGGGGGCACGCTGACGACCGACGCCGACAGACTCGTCGGCCTCCTCGAAGACGTGGCCGACTCGGCCGCGGAACTGGGCTTCGATGCGGTGCTGTTGGTGAACGGCCACGGCGGGAACGGGCCGGTCGTGGACCTCGCGGTGAGTACCATCGGCGAGGAGCATCCCGACCTCGAAGTGACCGGCGTCACCTACTTCGAACTCGCCGCCCCCTTCGCCGACGAGATTCGGGACAGCGACACCGGCGGGATGGCCCACGGCGGCGAGTTCGAGACCTCGCTCGTTCTGCACCTCTACCCCGACCTCGTACGCGAGGACGAGACCGAGGGCACGTATCTGGACGAGCCGTACGATAGAGGAGGTAAGGACCTCCTCGAAGGCGGTCCCGTGAACTCCTACACCGAGTTCGAGGAGTACTCCGAGTCGGGAGCCATCGGCGACCCCGACCTCGCCAGCGCCGAGAAAGGGGAAGAACTGTTCGACCGATTGGGCGACGAACTCGCCGACGTGTTGCGGACCGTCCACGAGCAGGCGACCGAGTAG
- the nagZ gene encoding beta-N-acetylhexosaminidase, with translation MSRTNPAHWDLREKVAQLFVVGFPDTTPDEEIREFVAEGVGGVIYFARNLDAPEQVAALSESLQETAAENDRPPLLITVDEEGGVVSRLPWEGRLPGQMTLGAARDPDLARRAAAAKARELRAVGINANLAPVLDVNNNPDNPVIGVRSFGEEADLVSDLGTAVASGFESQGVVACGKHFPGHGDTATDSHLDLPVIDHDRDRLDRVELAPFRAAIESGIGAIMTTHVAFPTFTDDDERPATLSEPVLTGLLREELGYDGLVVTDCMEMNAIADSVGTPEGAVQAVEAGCDIVTVSHTPETQRAAIDAVVAAVQSGRIAETRIDASVRRILRTKAEFGVGEEPANAERPSEAEETPESGADEWETANAESRRLAREVAERGVTLVRDREENLPLAGDETIRVVQFPGGAGSEVEERAADAGAFAERLRESDLAVETRLVDDSSPDSLDPSADETVVVCTRNAATDDAQAEAVSRVRESDATLVVLSIRNPYDLRAFPEVSTYLTTYDDAPVSLAVAADVLLGEREAEGRLPVTVQDS, from the coding sequence ATGTCCCGGACCAACCCCGCTCACTGGGACCTCCGCGAGAAGGTCGCGCAACTGTTCGTCGTCGGCTTCCCCGACACGACGCCGGACGAGGAGATACGGGAGTTCGTCGCCGAGGGGGTCGGCGGCGTCATCTACTTCGCGCGGAACCTCGACGCCCCCGAGCAGGTCGCGGCCCTCTCGGAGTCGCTGCAGGAGACCGCCGCCGAAAACGACCGCCCGCCGCTCCTGATAACCGTAGACGAGGAGGGCGGCGTCGTCTCACGGCTCCCGTGGGAAGGCCGACTGCCGGGCCAGATGACGCTCGGGGCCGCCCGCGACCCGGACCTCGCGCGACGCGCCGCCGCGGCGAAAGCCCGCGAACTCCGCGCGGTGGGCATCAACGCGAACCTCGCGCCCGTCCTCGACGTGAACAACAACCCCGACAACCCCGTCATCGGCGTGCGCTCGTTCGGCGAGGAGGCCGACCTCGTGAGCGACCTCGGCACTGCCGTCGCGTCGGGCTTCGAGTCGCAGGGCGTCGTCGCCTGCGGCAAGCACTTCCCCGGCCACGGCGACACCGCGACCGACTCGCACCTCGATTTGCCCGTCATCGACCACGACCGCGACCGACTCGACCGCGTGGAACTCGCGCCCTTCCGGGCCGCAATCGAGTCGGGAATCGGGGCGATAATGACGACCCACGTCGCGTTCCCGACGTTCACCGACGACGACGAGCGCCCGGCCACGCTGTCGGAGCCGGTTCTCACGGGACTCCTCCGCGAGGAGTTGGGCTACGACGGACTCGTCGTGACCGACTGCATGGAGATGAACGCCATCGCCGATTCGGTCGGCACCCCCGAGGGCGCGGTGCAGGCGGTCGAAGCGGGCTGTGACATCGTGACTGTCTCCCACACCCCTGAGACCCAGCGCGCCGCCATCGACGCGGTGGTCGCGGCGGTCCAGTCGGGCCGCATCGCCGAGACCCGTATCGACGCCTCCGTCCGGCGCATCCTCCGGACGAAAGCCGAGTTCGGCGTCGGCGAGGAGCCAGCGAACGCCGAGAGGCCGTCAGAAGCCGAGGAGACGCCGGAATCCGGAGCGGACGAGTGGGAAACCGCGAACGCCGAGAGCAGACGCCTCGCCCGCGAAGTCGCCGAGCGCGGGGTCACGCTGGTCCGGGACCGCGAGGAGAACCTACCGCTCGCGGGCGACGAGACGATTCGCGTCGTCCAGTTCCCCGGCGGTGCCGGGTCGGAGGTCGAGGAGCGCGCCGCCGACGCGGGCGCGTTCGCCGAGCGCCTGCGCGAGTCCGACCTCGCGGTAGAGACCCGACTGGTTGACGACTCGTCGCCCGACTCGCTCGACCCCTCCGCCGACGAGACGGTCGTCGTCTGCACCCGGAACGCGGCGACCGACGACGCGCAGGCCGAAGCCGTCTCGCGGGTCCGCGAGTCGGACGCGACGCTCGTCGTCCTCTCGATTCGGAACCCCTACGACCTGCGGGCGTTCCCCGAGGTCTCGACCTACCTCACGACGTACGACGACGCGCCGGTGTCGCTGGCGGTCGCGGCCGACGTTCTCCTCGGCGAGCGCGAGGCCGAGGGCCGACTCCCCGTCACGGTTCAGGATAGCTGA